One window from the genome of Lentibacillus daqui encodes:
- the fabZ gene encoding 3-hydroxyacyl-ACP dehydratase FabZ, whose translation MDTKEIKETLPHRYPFLLVDKITEVDEGKRVAGIKNVSINEPFFQGHFPDYPVMPGVLIIEALAQVGAITMLGKEENKGKIGFLAGVDKCRFKRQVKPGDQLKLEVEILRLKGPIGKGKGIATVDGELACEAEIMFAIK comes from the coding sequence ATGGACACAAAGGAAATAAAAGAAACTCTCCCCCATCGCTATCCGTTTTTATTGGTGGATAAAATTACGGAGGTAGATGAGGGTAAACGGGTAGCCGGAATCAAAAATGTATCAATCAATGAACCGTTCTTTCAAGGGCATTTTCCCGATTATCCGGTTATGCCTGGCGTCTTGATTATTGAGGCGCTTGCCCAAGTTGGTGCGATTACTATGTTGGGCAAGGAAGAGAATAAGGGGAAAATTGGATTCTTGGCAGGTGTAGATAAATGCCGGTTTAAGCGGCAAGTCAAGCCAGGGGATCAATTGAAATTAGAGGTTGAGATTCTCAGGTTAAAGGGACCAATCGGTAAAGGCAAAGGAATAGCAACAGTCGATGGTGAACTTGCCTGTGAAGCAGAAATTATGTTTGCGATAAAGTGA